The following are encoded in a window of Risungbinella massiliensis genomic DNA:
- the ruvX gene encoding Holliday junction resolvase RuvX — protein sequence MMHSIFDIDNSSSRILGLDLGERRIGVAVSDLLGWTAQGVTTIDRKKTSDWMSELDRLMKEYQVTSIVVGLPKNMNGTIGPRGEACIQAAEELRERYQIPVDLWDERLSTSAVEKTLISADVSRKKRKQVVDQAAATWILQGYMDAKRG from the coding sequence ATGATGCACTCCATCTTTGATATAGACAATTCCTCTTCTCGCATCTTGGGCTTAGATCTAGGAGAGAGGCGAATCGGTGTGGCGGTGAGTGACTTATTGGGGTGGACAGCCCAAGGGGTTACTACCATTGACCGAAAAAAAACTTCGGACTGGATGAGTGAATTGGACAGACTGATGAAAGAATACCAAGTAACGAGTATTGTCGTTGGTCTGCCCAAGAACATGAATGGTACGATCGGTCCCCGTGGAGAAGCCTGTATCCAAGCAGCCGAGGAGCTAAGGGAACGATACCAGATTCCGGTAGATTTATGGGACGAGCGTCTATCTACTAGTGCTGTTGAAAAGACGCTAATCTCAGCAGATGTAAGCCGTAAAAAGCGAAAACAAGTGGTAGACCAAGCGGCTGCTACTTGGATTTTGCAAGGATATATGGATGCGAAAAGGGGTTAA